A region from the Lysobacter sp. BMK333-48F3 genome encodes:
- a CDS encoding HAD family phosphatase, whose product MVDPARAAIAPPIDFRPQAVLFDMDGLMLDSERAMLETWREAALAEAIDADDAVWLSMVGMHDRASFAMLVEAFGEDAATRLRDVSYRLYDARVAAGLPRKHGLIELLDLLDAHGIPKAVATSTRRERALAKLAASGLIDRFAVIVTGSDVEHPKPAPDIYLLAARELGVDPAHCLVLEDSEPGVRAALAAGATPIQVPDLVAPGDALRAFGHRIVASLVQARELLATVLTGAAQPAAGR is encoded by the coding sequence GTGGTTGATCCTGCGCGGGCGGCGATTGCGCCGCCGATCGATTTCCGGCCCCAGGCGGTGCTGTTCGACATGGACGGGCTGATGCTCGACAGCGAGCGGGCGATGCTGGAAACCTGGCGCGAAGCGGCGCTGGCCGAGGCCATCGACGCCGACGACGCGGTCTGGCTGAGCATGGTCGGGATGCACGACCGGGCCAGTTTCGCGATGCTGGTCGAGGCGTTCGGCGAGGACGCGGCGACCCGGCTGCGCGACGTCAGCTACCGGCTGTACGACGCCCGCGTCGCCGCCGGTCTGCCGCGCAAGCACGGCTTGATCGAACTGCTGGACCTGCTCGACGCGCATGGCATTCCCAAGGCGGTGGCGACCTCGACCCGGCGCGAGCGCGCCCTGGCCAAGCTCGCCGCCAGCGGCCTGATCGACCGCTTCGCGGTGATCGTCACCGGCAGCGACGTCGAGCATCCCAAGCCGGCGCCGGACATCTACCTGCTGGCCGCGCGCGAGCTCGGCGTCGACCCGGCGCATTGCCTGGTGCTGGAGGATTCCGAGCCGGGCGTGCGCGCCGCGCTCGCCGCCGGCGCCACGCCGATCCAGGTGCCCGACCTGGTCGCCCCGGGCGACGCGCTGCGCGCGTTCGGCCACCGCATCGTCGCCTCGCTGGTGCAGGCGCGCGAGTTGCTGGCGACGGTGCTGACCGGGGCCGCGCAGCCGGCGGCGGGGCGGTGA
- a CDS encoding DUF1415 domain-containing protein, whose translation MTAQDPIAATRRWLERAVIGLNLCPFAKAVLAKGQVRFVLSAATTPEQLLEELSSELVLLEQSDPERIDTTLIVHPQVLGDFLDFNDFLDLADGAVAALDLEGEIQVASFHPDYQFAGTAYDEVGNCTNRSPYPTLHLLRESSVERAVAAFPDPEVIVERNLATLEQLGPEGWRKLMAE comes from the coding sequence ATGACCGCCCAGGACCCGATCGCCGCGACCCGACGCTGGCTGGAGCGCGCGGTGATCGGCCTGAACCTGTGCCCGTTCGCCAAGGCGGTGCTGGCCAAGGGCCAGGTGCGCTTCGTGCTCAGCGCGGCGACCACGCCGGAACAGTTGCTGGAAGAGCTGTCGTCCGAACTGGTGCTGCTGGAGCAGAGCGATCCGGAGCGGATCGACACCACCCTGATCGTGCATCCGCAGGTGCTGGGCGATTTTCTCGACTTCAACGATTTCCTCGACCTCGCCGACGGCGCGGTCGCCGCGCTGGACCTGGAGGGCGAGATCCAGGTCGCCAGCTTCCACCCCGACTACCAGTTCGCCGGCACCGCCTACGACGAGGTCGGCAACTGCACCAACCGCTCGCCCTACCCGACCCTGCACCTGCTGCGCGAATCCAGCGTCGAACGCGCGGTCGCCGCGTTTCCGGATCCGGAGGTGATCGTGGAGCGCAATCTGGCCACCCTGGAGCAGCTGGGGCCGGAGGGTTGGCGCAAGTTGATGGCGGAGTGA
- a CDS encoding YajQ family cyclic di-GMP-binding protein, with translation MPSFDVVSEVDTHELTNAVDQANRELSTRFDFKGVDAKFVLDDKSITQSAPSEFQLEQMTLILRQRLSARQIDARCLEFGDVETNLAGARQKITVQQGIEQKLAKKIAAAIKDAKLKVETQINGDKLRVTGKKRDDLQSAIALLKAGNFERPLQYDNFRD, from the coding sequence ATGCCTTCCTTCGACGTCGTGTCCGAAGTCGACACCCACGAACTCACCAATGCCGTCGACCAGGCCAACCGCGAGCTGAGCACGCGCTTCGATTTCAAGGGCGTGGACGCCAAGTTCGTGCTCGACGACAAGTCGATCACCCAGTCGGCGCCGAGCGAGTTCCAGCTCGAGCAGATGACCCTGATCCTGCGCCAGCGCCTGTCGGCGCGCCAGATCGACGCGCGCTGCCTGGAGTTCGGCGACGTCGAGACCAACCTGGCCGGGGCGCGGCAGAAGATCACCGTGCAGCAGGGCATCGAGCAGAAGCTGGCGAAGAAGATCGCCGCGGCGATCAAGGACGCCAAGCTCAAGGTCGAGACCCAGATCAACGGCGACAAGCTGCGCGTGACCGGCAAGAAGCGCGACGACCTGCAGAGCGCGATCGCCCTGCTCAAGGCCGGCAATTTCGAACGCCCGCTGCAGTACGACAACTTCCGCGACTGA
- a CDS encoding NAD(P)-dependent alcohol dehydrogenase, whose translation MLKTAAFAAQSARAPLAPFEIERREPGPSEVLIDILYCGVCHSDIHQARGEWGRSRFPMVPGHEIVGRVAQVGSAVDTFRVGDAVGVGCFVDSCRECAQCRAGEEQYCDQGMTSTYNSTERGSGAPTYGGYSTRITVDAAYVLRIPEAIPLDRAAPLLCAGITTYSPLRHYGLKAGDAVAVVGLGGLGHMAVKLAAAMGARVTVFSTSESKREAALQLGAQAFAATRDPVVFKTLARSFDFVVDTVSGEHDYNAYLNLLKVDGTMVLLGIPEQPAPVAAGALIAHRRRLAGSMIGGIRETQEMLDFCAENGVASDIELIGIDRINEAYERMLQGDVRYRFVIDIASLRDAG comes from the coding sequence ATGCTCAAGACCGCCGCCTTCGCCGCGCAAAGCGCGCGCGCCCCGCTGGCCCCGTTCGAGATTGAGCGCCGCGAGCCGGGTCCGAGCGAGGTCCTGATCGACATCCTCTATTGCGGCGTCTGCCACTCCGACATCCACCAAGCACGCGGCGAATGGGGCCGCTCGCGCTTCCCGATGGTGCCGGGCCACGAGATCGTCGGCCGGGTCGCCCAGGTCGGCTCGGCCGTGGACACGTTCCGGGTCGGCGACGCGGTCGGGGTCGGCTGCTTCGTCGACTCCTGCCGCGAATGCGCCCAGTGCCGGGCCGGCGAGGAGCAGTACTGCGACCAGGGCATGACCAGCACCTACAACTCGACCGAGCGCGGCAGCGGCGCGCCGACCTACGGCGGCTATTCGACCCGGATCACCGTCGACGCGGCTTACGTGCTGCGCATCCCCGAGGCGATCCCGCTCGACCGCGCCGCGCCCTTGTTGTGCGCCGGCATCACCACCTATTCGCCGCTGCGCCATTACGGGCTCAAGGCCGGCGACGCGGTGGCGGTGGTCGGCCTCGGTGGACTGGGCCACATGGCGGTCAAGCTGGCGGCGGCGATGGGCGCCCGGGTGACCGTGTTCAGCACCTCCGAATCCAAGCGCGAGGCGGCGCTGCAGCTCGGCGCCCAGGCCTTCGCCGCGACCCGCGACCCGGTGGTGTTCAAGACCCTGGCGCGGTCGTTCGACTTCGTCGTCGACACCGTCTCCGGCGAGCACGACTACAACGCCTACCTGAACCTGCTCAAGGTCGACGGCACCATGGTCCTGCTCGGCATCCCCGAGCAGCCGGCGCCGGTCGCCGCCGGCGCACTGATCGCCCATCGCCGCCGTCTGGCCGGTTCGATGATCGGCGGCATCCGCGAGACCCAGGAGATGCTCGATTTCTGCGCCGAGAACGGCGTGGCCTCGGACATCGAGCTGATCGGCATCGACCGGATCAACGAGGCCTACGAGCGCATGCTCCAGGGCGACGTGCGCTATCGCTTCGTGATCGACATCGCCAGCCTGCGCGACGCCGGCTGA
- a CDS encoding DUF1453 domain-containing protein produces the protein MPLLLIPLALLLLVLLWALLVPLGLVLRYRAGRARRRAVPWAVTLAVALSLPSWLLFFAAAWTVAHWVDDAALFAAAGWFAGLVTGVAGLMLTRFEPTPGGLYYTPNRWLVLALTLTVAARVVAGLWQAAHAWDDAATTAWLPRQGGLFAVGGLLLGYYQAYTLGLRRRLRRSDPRR, from the coding sequence ATGCCACTGCTGCTGATCCCGCTGGCCCTGCTATTGCTCGTTCTGCTGTGGGCGCTGCTGGTGCCGCTCGGCCTGGTCCTGCGCTACCGCGCCGGCCGCGCGCGCCGGCGCGCGGTGCCGTGGGCGGTGACTCTGGCCGTGGCGCTGTCGCTGCCCTCGTGGCTGTTGTTCTTCGCCGCCGCCTGGACGGTCGCGCACTGGGTCGACGATGCGGCGCTGTTCGCCGCGGCGGGCTGGTTCGCCGGGCTTGTGACCGGGGTGGCGGGGCTGATGCTGACCCGCTTCGAGCCGACCCCGGGCGGGCTGTACTACACGCCGAACCGCTGGCTGGTGCTGGCCCTGACCTTGACAGTCGCCGCGCGCGTCGTGGCCGGCCTGTGGCAGGCCGCGCATGCCTGGGACGACGCCGCCACGACCGCGTGGTTGCCGCGCCAGGGCGGTTTGTTCGCGGTCGGCGGGTTGCTGCTCGGCTACTACCAGGCCTACACCCTGGGCCTGCGCCGTCGCTTGCGGCGATCCGATCCGCGCCGCTGA
- a CDS encoding DMT family transporter encodes MLVAVVMFSLMDAILKLLSEHYPPFQVATLRGLSSLPFVLTWALASAGWRPLLRVRWPLHLLRGVLGVGMMASFVYGVNRLPLSSAYSIFFIAPLLITALSGPILGERVGPRRWVAIGIGLLGVLVLLRPTGEGMLSLAALAILAAALGYAVSAITVRLLARTDSTQAMMVWLMVMITVGAGALAWTQWVPIQARDLWLIAGLGVAGSIGQYAVTEAFRLGEASLIAPLEYTALIWGVLLDLSLWGVLPDSVTWVGAAIIVASGLYLLRRESVHAESEHP; translated from the coding sequence ATGCTGGTCGCGGTGGTGATGTTTTCGCTGATGGACGCGATCCTCAAACTGCTGTCCGAGCACTATCCGCCGTTCCAGGTCGCGACCTTGCGCGGTCTGTCGTCGCTGCCGTTCGTGCTGACCTGGGCGCTGGCCAGCGCCGGCTGGCGGCCGCTGCTGCGGGTGCGCTGGCCGCTGCACCTGCTGCGCGGCGTGCTCGGCGTGGGCATGATGGCCAGCTTCGTCTACGGCGTGAACCGGTTGCCGCTGTCGAGCGCGTACTCGATCTTCTTCATCGCGCCGCTGCTGATCACCGCCTTGTCCGGGCCGATCCTCGGCGAACGGGTCGGCCCGCGGCGCTGGGTGGCGATCGGTATCGGCCTGCTCGGCGTGCTGGTGCTGTTGCGGCCGACCGGCGAGGGCATGCTGAGCCTGGCGGCGTTGGCGATCCTGGCGGCGGCGCTGGGCTATGCGGTCAGCGCGATCACCGTGCGCCTGCTGGCGCGCACCGACAGCACCCAGGCGATGATGGTCTGGCTGATGGTGATGATCACCGTCGGCGCGGGCGCGCTGGCCTGGACGCAATGGGTGCCGATCCAGGCCCGAGACCTGTGGCTGATCGCCGGGTTGGGCGTGGCCGGCTCGATCGGCCAGTACGCGGTCACCGAAGCGTTCCGGCTGGGCGAGGCCTCGCTGATCGCGCCGCTGGAATACACCGCGTTGATCTGGGGAGTGCTGCTCGATCTCAGCCTGTGGGGCGTGTTGCCCGACTCGGTGACCTGGGTCGGCGCGGCGATCATCGTCGCCAGCGGCCTGTACCTGCTGCGCCGCGAAAGCGTGCACGCGGAATCCGAGCATCCCTGA
- a CDS encoding OmpW family outer membrane protein — protein sequence MNRIRHLTLALMGAMAFAPAAFAQDATTTDSASGKRFAVVGGYALTEPTKNPQIGGARTSLDGDGAATLSASYYINDNIAIEAWGAADKFGHRVNSGGGKIGSVDSQPVALSGQYHFRGADSIVRPFVGLGYYQANYSGEKLIDGQRLGVENAKGGIATAGVDLNINPTWFARADVRYMQGSKSDVKLDGVKVGEAELNPITLGVGIGARF from the coding sequence ATGAACCGCATTCGTCATTTGACCCTTGCCCTGATGGGCGCCATGGCCTTCGCCCCGGCCGCCTTCGCTCAGGATGCCACCACCACCGACAGCGCCAGCGGCAAGCGCTTCGCCGTCGTCGGCGGCTACGCGCTGACCGAGCCGACCAAGAATCCGCAGATCGGCGGCGCGCGCACCAGCCTCGACGGCGACGGCGCCGCGACCCTGAGCGCCAGCTACTACATCAACGACAACATCGCCATCGAAGCCTGGGGCGCGGCCGACAAGTTCGGTCACCGCGTCAACAGCGGCGGCGGCAAGATCGGCAGCGTCGACTCGCAGCCGGTCGCGTTGAGCGGCCAGTACCACTTCCGCGGCGCCGACAGCATCGTGCGTCCGTTCGTGGGCCTGGGCTACTACCAGGCCAACTACAGCGGCGAGAAGCTGATCGACGGCCAGCGCCTGGGCGTGGAGAACGCCAAGGGCGGCATCGCCACCGCCGGCGTCGACCTCAACATCAACCCGACCTGGTTCGCCCGCGCCGACGTGCGCTACATGCAGGGCAGCAAGTCGGACGTGAAGCTGGACGGCGTCAAGGTCGGCGAAGCCGAACTGAACCCGATCACCCTGGGCGTGGGCATCGGCGCGCGCTTCTGA
- a CDS encoding DUF2884 family protein, producing MRPLQALRLTALAAATLACGSAFAANIDVDAECNIDSDYHLTLNERSLILTRHEGAPKAIVLRQGRMFVDDRWVTLSAEDSRRLAEFERGTRAAMVEAQQIGREAAHIAFTALGEVAAALGNQPERTRAQVEKARRELDTRLSQVITPTRFSGKALGDGIGEAIGEALPAVLGDVVGGAVSAAFSGDVERFKRLEQLDAKIEAAVQPRAKALERSADGLCRRMGELDKIDDTLGYRYEGGPLNLMRVEYKPKQP from the coding sequence ATGCGTCCCCTGCAAGCGCTCCGACTGACCGCTCTGGCCGCAGCGACGCTGGCCTGCGGTTCGGCTTTCGCGGCCAACATCGATGTCGATGCCGAGTGCAACATCGACAGCGACTACCACCTGACCCTCAACGAACGCAGCCTGATCCTGACCCGTCACGAGGGCGCGCCGAAAGCGATCGTGCTGCGCCAGGGGCGGATGTTCGTCGACGACCGCTGGGTGACGCTGAGCGCCGAGGACTCGCGCCGGCTGGCGGAGTTCGAGCGCGGCACCCGCGCGGCCATGGTCGAGGCCCAGCAGATCGGCCGCGAGGCGGCGCACATCGCCTTCACCGCGCTCGGCGAGGTCGCCGCGGCGCTGGGCAACCAGCCCGAGCGCACCCGCGCCCAGGTCGAGAAGGCCCGCCGCGAACTCGACACGCGCCTGAGCCAGGTCATCACCCCGACCCGTTTCAGCGGCAAGGCGCTCGGCGACGGCATCGGCGAGGCGATCGGCGAGGCCTTGCCGGCGGTGCTCGGCGACGTGGTCGGCGGCGCGGTCAGCGCGGCCTTCAGCGGCGACGTCGAGCGGTTCAAGCGTCTGGAGCAGCTCGACGCCAAGATCGAGGCCGCGGTGCAGCCGCGCGCCAAGGCGCTGGAACGCAGCGCCGACGGCCTGTGCCGGCGGATGGGCGAGCTGGACAAGATCGACGACACCCTGGGCTACCGCTACGAGGGCGGGCCGCTGAACCTGATGCGGGTCGAGTACAAGCCGAAACAGCCCTGA
- the aceF gene encoding dihydrolipoyllysine-residue acetyltransferase, with protein MGFSRIAEPHEMAELKEARVPDIGDYDGVPVIELLVAVGDTVTQDQSLVTLESDKATMEVPAPFAGIVREIKVKIGDELSEGSVVALIEVADGDAKPAPEPAKPAAPAAAKAEAPTKTEAPAKSEPAPAKAEAPAAPVALAGAGQNTDPEAMPPRSPPVAFTADELMPDKVPYASPAVRLFARELGVDLGRVSGSARGGRISKEDVQGFVKSVMQGAAAPSAATGAAPSLGGGLNLLPWPKVDFSKFGETETKPLTRIQKLSGANLARNWAMIPHVTQHDDADITDLEALRVALNKENEKAGIKLTMLAFLMKASVSALQKFPTFNASLDATGDNLTLKKYFHIGFAADTPNGLVVPVVRDCDKKGVLQIARETGELAAKARDGKLGPADMSGGCFSISSLGGIGGTAFTPIVNAPEVAILGVSKSATKPVWDGKQFAPRLILPLSLSYDHRVIDGAAAARFTAYLGQLLGDMRRVLL; from the coding sequence ATAGGGTTTTCGCGCATTGCGGAGCCCCACGAAATGGCTGAGTTGAAGGAAGCACGCGTCCCCGATATCGGCGACTACGACGGCGTACCCGTCATCGAACTGCTGGTCGCGGTCGGCGACACGGTGACCCAGGACCAGAGCCTGGTCACGCTGGAATCCGACAAAGCCACCATGGAAGTGCCGGCGCCGTTCGCCGGCATCGTGCGCGAAATCAAGGTCAAGATCGGCGACGAGCTGTCCGAAGGCAGCGTCGTGGCGCTGATCGAAGTCGCCGACGGCGACGCCAAGCCGGCGCCGGAACCGGCCAAGCCGGCCGCCCCGGCGGCGGCCAAGGCCGAAGCCCCGACCAAGACCGAAGCCCCGGCCAAGAGCGAGCCCGCTCCGGCCAAGGCCGAGGCGCCGGCCGCCCCGGTCGCCCTCGCCGGCGCCGGTCAGAACACCGATCCGGAAGCCATGCCGCCGCGCAGCCCGCCGGTGGCGTTCACCGCCGATGAGCTGATGCCGGACAAGGTGCCCTACGCCAGCCCGGCGGTGCGCCTGTTCGCGCGCGAGCTCGGCGTCGACCTGGGCCGGGTCAGCGGCAGCGCGCGCGGCGGCCGGATCAGCAAGGAAGACGTGCAGGGCTTCGTCAAGAGCGTCATGCAGGGCGCGGCCGCGCCGAGCGCCGCGACCGGCGCCGCGCCGTCGTTGGGCGGCGGGCTCAACCTGCTGCCGTGGCCGAAGGTCGACTTCAGCAAGTTCGGCGAAACCGAAACCAAGCCGCTGACCCGCATCCAGAAGCTCTCCGGCGCCAACCTGGCGCGCAACTGGGCGATGATCCCGCACGTCACCCAGCACGACGACGCCGACATCACCGACCTGGAAGCGCTGCGCGTGGCGCTGAACAAGGAAAACGAGAAGGCCGGCATCAAGCTGACCATGCTCGCGTTCCTGATGAAGGCCTCGGTGTCGGCGCTGCAGAAGTTCCCGACCTTCAACGCCTCGCTCGACGCGACCGGCGACAACCTGACCCTGAAGAAGTACTTCCACATCGGCTTCGCCGCCGACACCCCGAACGGCCTGGTCGTGCCGGTGGTGCGCGACTGCGACAAGAAGGGCGTGCTGCAGATCGCCCGGGAAACCGGCGAACTGGCCGCCAAGGCGCGCGACGGCAAGCTCGGCCCGGCCGACATGAGCGGCGGCTGCTTCTCGATCAGCTCGCTCGGCGGCATCGGCGGCACCGCGTTCACCCCGATCGTCAACGCGCCGGAAGTGGCGATCCTGGGCGTGTCCAAGTCGGCGACCAAGCCGGTCTGGGACGGCAAGCAGTTCGCCCCGCGCCTGATCCTGCCGCTGTCGCTGTCCTACGATCACCGCGTGATCGACGGCGCCGCCGCCGCCCGCTTCACCGCCTACCTGGGCCAGCTGCTCGGCGACATGCGCCGCGTGCTGCTGTAA
- the lpdA gene encoding dihydrolipoyl dehydrogenase, giving the protein MASSIEVKVPDIGDYDDVPVIELLVAVGDTVKKDQSLVTLESDKATMEVPSSADGVVKSLNVKVGDKVSEGAVIAILESADGADAGAAAKPAAAEAKPAPAPAAAPVEAPKPAAAPAPAAASASGRKADVECRMLVLGSGPGGYTAAFRAADLGLDTVLVERYASLGGVCLNVGCIPSKALLHAAAVIDEAEHAGDYGVSFGKPTIDLAALRKYKEKVVGQLTKGLAGMAKQRKVRTVTGTGRFVSANELEVQGESGTQLIRFEQCIIAAGSQAVKLGNFPWGDPRVMDSTDALELAEVPAKLLVVGGGIIGLEMATVYRALGSEVTVVEFMDQLMPGADPDLVKPLADRLKKQGVAVHLKTKAAATEALQEGIKVSFESAEAGKAPALESGVYDRVLVAVGRAPNGAKIGADKAGVQVTERGFIPVDRQMRTNVPHIFAIGDLVGNPMLAHKATHEGKLAAEVAAGEKKEWVARVIPSVAYTDPEIAWVGVTETEAKAKGLKVGVGKFPWAASGRAIGLGRTEGFTKLIFDEATHRIVGGGIVGVHAGDLIAEVALAIEMGCEVADIGHTIHPHPTLSESVGMAAEVFDGTITDLYIPKKKG; this is encoded by the coding sequence ATGGCCAGCAGCATCGAAGTGAAGGTCCCCGACATCGGCGATTACGACGACGTACCCGTGATCGAGTTGCTGGTCGCGGTCGGCGACACGGTCAAGAAGGACCAGAGCCTGGTCACCCTGGAGTCGGACAAGGCGACGATGGAAGTGCCCTCGTCGGCCGACGGCGTGGTCAAGTCGCTCAACGTCAAGGTCGGCGACAAGGTCTCCGAGGGCGCGGTCATCGCGATCCTGGAGAGCGCCGATGGCGCCGACGCCGGCGCAGCGGCCAAGCCGGCCGCCGCCGAAGCCAAGCCCGCGCCCGCGCCCGCCGCCGCGCCGGTCGAAGCGCCCAAGCCGGCCGCCGCGCCGGCGCCCGCCGCCGCGTCCGCCAGCGGCCGCAAGGCCGACGTCGAATGCCGCATGCTGGTGCTCGGCTCCGGCCCCGGCGGCTACACCGCCGCGTTCCGCGCCGCCGACCTCGGCCTGGATACGGTGCTGGTCGAGCGCTACGCCAGCCTCGGCGGCGTGTGCCTCAACGTCGGCTGCATTCCGTCCAAGGCGCTGCTGCACGCCGCTGCGGTGATCGACGAGGCCGAGCACGCCGGCGACTACGGCGTCAGCTTCGGCAAGCCGACCATCGACCTGGCCGCGCTGCGCAAGTACAAGGAAAAAGTGGTCGGCCAGCTGACCAAGGGCCTGGCCGGCATGGCCAAGCAGCGCAAGGTGCGCACCGTGACCGGCACCGGCAGGTTCGTCTCGGCCAACGAACTGGAAGTGCAGGGCGAGTCCGGCACCCAGCTGATCCGCTTCGAGCAATGCATCATCGCCGCCGGCTCGCAGGCGGTGAAGCTGGGCAACTTCCCCTGGGGCGACCCGCGGGTGATGGATTCCACCGACGCGCTGGAGCTGGCCGAAGTGCCGGCCAAGCTGCTGGTGGTCGGCGGCGGCATCATCGGCCTGGAAATGGCGACCGTGTACCGCGCGCTCGGCAGCGAGGTCACCGTAGTCGAGTTCATGGACCAGCTGATGCCGGGCGCCGACCCGGACCTGGTCAAGCCGCTCGCCGACCGCTTGAAGAAGCAGGGCGTGGCGGTGCATCTGAAGACCAAGGCCGCCGCCACCGAGGCATTGCAGGAAGGCATCAAGGTCTCGTTCGAGAGCGCCGAGGCCGGCAAGGCGCCGGCGCTGGAATCGGGCGTCTACGACCGCGTGCTGGTCGCGGTCGGCCGTGCGCCCAACGGCGCCAAGATCGGCGCCGACAAGGCCGGCGTGCAGGTCACCGAACGCGGCTTCATCCCGGTCGACCGGCAGATGCGCACCAACGTGCCGCACATCTTCGCCATCGGCGACCTGGTCGGTAACCCGATGCTGGCGCACAAGGCCACTCACGAGGGCAAGCTCGCGGCCGAAGTCGCCGCCGGCGAGAAGAAGGAATGGGTGGCGCGGGTGATTCCGTCGGTGGCCTACACCGACCCGGAAATCGCCTGGGTCGGCGTCACCGAGACCGAAGCCAAGGCCAAGGGACTCAAGGTCGGCGTCGGCAAGTTCCCGTGGGCGGCCAGCGGCCGCGCCATCGGCCTGGGCCGTACCGAGGGCTTCACCAAGCTGATCTTCGACGAGGCCACCCATCGCATCGTCGGCGGCGGCATCGTCGGCGTCCACGCCGGCGACCTGATCGCCGAGGTCGCCCTGGCCATCGAGATGGGCTGCGAAGTGGCCGACAT